From the genome of Vitis riparia cultivar Riparia Gloire de Montpellier isolate 1030 chromosome 11, EGFV_Vit.rip_1.0, whole genome shotgun sequence:
CAATGGGGGACATGAGCCGCTTTATACAAGCAGCTTGGTTTCGTTGCAAAAGGTAGAAAGATGCATCTGAGCTTAAGGCTAAGGAGAATTCTACGGCCCCATTGTTTGACCAAGGAATGGAACAAAAGGGTGCAGGCTTAGCATTCTATGCTGTGAAACTTGTAGTTAGCACTAGAAGGGGTAGAATAAAACCGATGGAACACGATTTTACAGTAGACAATAGATGAGTTGTATTATAGGAAGGGTCACATTACATTAATCTGGGAATTGTATACACAGGTAGTTGTCTTGAGTTCAGTTTGTCGATTTGTGGGGAGCACTCTAGCTCTTGTTTTTATCTAAATGAGAATTTCAATTTAAGAAGATGGGCACTCCATTGAGAAGTACATGAATAAAACTATGTACAACATGGTTAAATTCCTTGGCGGAAGAAATACAATCTCTTTTGGATCCCAATCGACTAGCTTCAGCTGAGGAATACACTCCATATGTCAATGGTAAGATTAAAGCCAATGTGGTTAAGGCATGATCTtatgaaattgttttatatgatcACATCCAAGGACGATTCCATGTGAAAACTAGTAAGGGTATTAAGTGTAGCTCAAGTGGTGGTCGAACATAACTGCATCAACTTACATGAGCATGCATGCATATGTAGTAAAACACTCATATACAAATTCTCATGCAACCAAATTCTAACAGCATGTCATTTTCGTTCAATTGATTTTAGACCACTTGTTTAACACTACTATAGTAGAAAGTCATATTATAATACTTGGGCATCTTGTTCCATCTCATCTTCAATGTATATGAGTGGCCTCCTTACGATGGTCCGAGTGTCGTGCATTTTGAGTTGATGAAACGTGTATTTAATAGACAACCTAAATCAAGTCATTTGCATAATGAAATAGACATAGAGAGGGCAAGACTTCTATTACATGTGGATTGTGCAAACAAAGTGGCCACAATTGCAAGTCTTGTCCAAAGAGGAATGGAGTTTATTAGatcatatgatatatatatatatatatatatatatatatatatatatatatatgtaattttcatttatattatgatGTAAGCTAATAAGATACTATCTTTATGTAATTATTGGGTTTGGTTGTTAATgatttgattataaatattgatgTGATTTGCATAATCAAGTGATTTGTATTTGGGATAATGTCCATAATATAGGGGAAACTCcatcaaaaatttttaaattttctattataaatattgtttatttaaaaacatgaagTATTGTTCATTTATCTTCACAATTTTGTTATAGATAATAGAGTATAAAGGGCATATATAGTTTTGATTCAAATCCATTAGATAAGTCTATTTTGGTTCTACAAAATAGACACACATCTCATTTAGTTAACTCTAACCAAGTATGTACATAGAAGCACATAATCTCTCtttaaaaaatgacaaaaattaaagtttattatctaattaatttatttgtattttgcaGCTTTCTTCAATCTTCATTTGTCGACAACATATATCTAGGTTTATGTGGGAGTAGGAGATGGATCCTTGCATTTGCCCTCATGttatttgatttggattttacAATATATACAATATTGGACACGTTACACTAGATTAGAGGATGATTACTAGTCTTCTTGAAAGATGGAGTCCTCAAACACACATTTAACCTACCTATTGGGAATATGACCATTACATTATAGGATGTTGCTATCATCTTAAGACTTTGTATTCATGAATCTCCTACCATTGGCACATTTGACTTAGATTGGTTACTACTGTGTTATGAGCTTTTGGATGTGACacccccctcccctcccctccccaAATTTGAAATTAGAGGATCAACAATATCAACACGATGGCTATGTCATTAATTCTCTCATCCATCGATAGATTCAAATGAGGCCACATTAAAGCAGTATGCATGAGCTTTCATACTAGCACTACTAGGTTCAATGTTATTTATAGACAAGAAAGGTATGCACGTCCATATGTGTTATCTCCCACTACTTAAAGACTTGACTTAAATATCTATGAATAGTTGGGGCAATGTAGTCCTAACATACCTATATAGGGAGTTGTGTTAAGCAAGTTTGGATGGTACCACCGATATTGCTAGATGTGTCACACTATTACAAGTATAATTAATCATTCACATTAGACAACAATTTCTAGTTGCTTCAAGTTTATAATTTATGTAACATTATTAAtgttatatttatcaaattgtgGTCTTGGGAAAGACTCCACGTGGGTCGACCCGATTTTGGTTTACCCCCAACCCCTCTAGCAGCTCAACATTTAAATCATGATGTAACTGATGATTTACCAATTGAGGGTCTATTAGGGTACACTATGGATTATTGGATAAGGACTAGGGATTACAGAAAGAGTCATTATTAGACTGAGCTTTGCCAACTAATTCGTTAGGATGTAAGTGGAGAGTACCTTTATCATGGGCTCATAAACCATCACGTGTGTTGACATTTTATCAAAACCAATTAGATGCACAGACCCATAGCCAAATACACATAAGATGTAATGTTTATTGTTAATTAATCGTATAAGCATTAACATTATTGATGTCAAATGTCGATATTTATAGGTTTTATAGGAGTCTTACATGTGAGACTCGATTGCCCATCTTCCAACGATACCTCTAGCAAACCTAGAGATCTAGCAAATAATGTCACCTCTTATTTATTTTGACATTATCAAGTGGCATCGATCAGAGCGAGTATTGCTATAGCTTAGCCTCCAATAAGGGATACTGTCATCTTGTTCGATAGAGCAAGACCTACAATCCATGGATAGGCGAGGATGGTATAAGTATGATTAGGGGGCATTTCATGCAGAGTATATTACATTATGGGTTAGTCATGAGGAGCATATTATAATGACACCACCTATGATAGGTACTATGGAGTTCCATGATCCATATATGGAATGAGGTATCATAATACAATAGTAGTCTCTCCATAGGGATCAAATGAGGTATCATAATACAACAGCAGCCACTCAATTGCTAGTAAGATTTTTTTACTTAGAAATGGtttcttaaattataattaatagaaaatcatcttcagatatttgattttttttttcttaaataaatggTATGGCTAAAATTGCTAATTGATCTACTGAGGTTACTTCAGGTGTATTAGGCAACATTCATCGGATTGCTACTAATATTTTACACATTATTAGAAAGGAATCTTGCATACGTTTCATCCATGAGTCATTTACATCATAAAGCCTATCCATGAGACCACCTATGTCAACTACTACTATTAGATGCAACCTATTAGAGGTAGGGGGGGGATGGTAGGCAAGATGGTGGCCGAGCTAGTCAACAACCTCGACAATCTTTGCATCCACCTTAGACCATGTTAGCACCATCCACATCATCTACCCATTTGCACTCGAGGTTTTCACACTTCCCCTTTCACCCCTATCATCACCTTCACCTagacttttttttcccttagaATATGTCGTATCAAATACCACATCACCATTTAGCACTCTACTATCACCTccatttcctcccatagaggcTACTATATCTGATGTCGCCACATTAGAGACCACTCCACCATCTACTAAGCTACCATCACCTCTACCTTATCTCCATAAACTGCTATACCACATGCCACATCACTATCATTACCTATATCTTCTCTCCTAGAGATCACTATATCAAATGTTATTGCACTAAAGACCACTACACCATATGTCATTCTACCATCTCTTATATCACTTCTCCTAGAAGTTTCCATAACATATATCATCATATTGAAGATCGCCTCACCATCTACCATCCTACCATCACTTACACTTCATCCCATAGAGACTACCATGCATCATACCCTCACACATGTTTCACAACTAGATGTATGTCCACCTAGGCGACGTCTTAGTCTACATAAATTTCAAGTCTTGCCTCCATCAGCTCCATCTCCACCTATACATGGAGACATTCCAAATTACATAGATAGATTCCACaaatatgtttttgtattaTAGGTGTCTGCAAATAAAGTAGAAGACTCCATCATGCGTCACTCATTGAGgactattttttcattttttgtatttattttcagttgtatttattttcagttgtattttgtgggttttttttttcaatatgaacaaattattatatattgaaatgaaaatataataaattttaaactcaaattgaacttatatacatgtaatattatatacatggatgaaaattttgttatatatcgACAATATATCACTGATATATCGCGTATTGGGACTTATGGAAATGATATCAAATGGAAAAATATCGATCAAACGATATTTTGGCAAAAATTGCCAAAAATCACCAATATTTCGGGTTGGTCAATGTGTGGCTCGAGCAGTCAATGCGCAGGCACTACAATCAAAGCTCAAAAATGAGccttgatttttataattaaggGGATTCGAACCCTCAACAAAAGGCTTAGCTTGCACGTAGCCTATCACTAAGGTAAGTTTGCcccttattaaatatattacaccaaatatatatatagtaaaaatcattatataaaaaaaatatttaaaaatatttttaagaacaaattaattataattattttataattaaatgaaaaaatctcatttaattgattgccaaaaatataaaaattattatgataattttcttcatagtgtttttaatatcattaatagattaattaaatattaaaaaattgtacatatattatcatttattttatatcatttaatataattgaattaaatggatcataattttaatattaaatatattttaaaaacatattataattaaatattacaatattattgtaaaataatatttgatgtaatttaataataaacataaacttataaaattcatattttttatcaatgtataaaatattattatcaaacatgataaattatatcatacatatatcaaattatttaacaaaataactttaaaatatctattatacttttaatcaatgttttcagaatcacacaggtcattgaaccggaaaagttaccggttcacggttcactggtcaaaccggcggtcgaaccggtgacgtcaaaaatatatattttattattttatatattataaaaaattaataaattctatctatGTCACTAAGTGTGATAAGATAtataataaaatgttaaaaattataagaCAAAAGGTTTACTTAAACTAAAGAAATGTTAAAATGTGGGAAGACAAACATGTAAAGTAATAAGAAGTAGAGAATTATAAgacccaagaaaaaaaattgaaaaaaagctTGGTTTTGAGGGCCCTTTGCTTTTGAGGGCCCTTTGCTCATCATTCCTGAAATATTTCAAGATGATCATAGACCCACTACCCACTTTCTGTCTGGAAGCAGGTGTTGACTACACAAGCAAGGCCCCTTAGAAAAAGCAAGTTAGAGTTTGTCGAAGCTGGAAGAGGGGTACCAGCAGTAGGGAGGGCCGGAGGGGTACCGATCGAACTCGGTCAACATGGTTAACAGCAGCAAGGAGCTTTGTCGGCTTCCAACACCGCTTGGAACTGGGAAAAGGCGACGGTAGAGACGGTTTCCGACTTGTAATGGCCGTCGGTGGAAGCCGTCTGGGTGTCGTAGAAGGTGATGCTTCAAGAGTGGGCCGAGCGGCAGGCCGGCAGCTGCTGCGGGAGGGTTTCCACTTTCCAAACTTCCAATTTCGGCCATCAGTCATGTTCAATATATACCCttcaaaacggcgtcgttttgatgctgttttttttataaaaaaaaaaaaaaagaattttaattgaatCGGATGGTTCGTTCGGTTCACCGGTTGGACTGTCGGTTCAAGCGGTCCGACCCCGATTCAAAGCCATTCCGGTCCAATTGGTTGGACAAGACCAGAACCGTGACTAGTCGGCGATCAGAccggtccgatttttaaaacgttgcttttaattacatttttaaaaggtttttcttatatttccatgaattttgatcaattttaagtctaccatatttttttccaaaatatccgtcgatatatctccaatacatccgatatatccgtaaaatcgaagtatcaATATATCCttgattatcaatattttcatcattgattaTATATCACTTACattatagtatataaaaaataattaataaattatattatttgtttttttttcttttgcaaatatgatttcatattttttaaataaatataatttattatatttaaatataactaactacttataatttatattaaatatgatgccaattgttttaataaaattaaacaaaaatatttttatatcaaattaaaaataccagttatttatttcatatctcatttttttaaataaccataTAAGTTTATTAATCACTtacacatttttaataaatataaaataagaataatataacaattttttttaaagaaagttaaatattttaaatgaaacaacataattttatatataaaaaaatttgagtcaaaaccaatttatttttaaaaaataaaattaaatatttcaaatgaaacaacataattaatatatatatatatatatatataaaagtcaaAATTGTAGTTCATAactatagttttatatttaagttcAAAATCGTAATTATCAACtacaactttaatttaaaacttaaaactttaGTTtgtgattataattttaattttttttttaaatggtcaaaatcatatttatcaattatggttttaaatttaaaattaaaatcataattaataacCATAGTTTTgactattttaaataaaaaaaaaactttaaaacctTAGTCCTCAAATACGATTTTATGATGTGAATGTTTATGTGAAGAAAAAGTATTAAAATGGGTAGGTTtagtttatgaatttatttttattttttttataaaaaaaaaagggttatttgTGGTGAAAACtcttcaaattaaaaatgaagGTGCTAAGTTTTGGATAGATATTAGGATGATGTTTCAAGTCACTTATCCACTAGAATATGGATTGACTTTTGATGCTTAGTCATCCTCCACGTGCAACAAAGTAAACATCATACCATGATGTGAGTTTTATAGGGATCCATTTTCCATATTTCAAAGGTTGAATAgggttatatatttttaatacaaaatgaACAATCAGCCAGAGGACTTTAAAGTAATAGCAAGTTGAAATTTTTCAACGATCCATCATTCAAttgtactttgaagagaagcaATCAACTCAGAGTGAAAACACCATAATTTTGGAATAAACAGGTTTTCATATTAGggcaaattatttttatttttaaggctAGTGAGGGATGACAATGGAAAAGCTTCAACACAGCTCATCCTTACTCTGACTTcactttaataatttaaatcaatttttatcctCATATAAATGAGACAGGACTACGGATTCGagaacaatttaattttttatttttaaaaaaaaaatattttgattatataaaaaataaatataatttataaataaatttatcttgataccaaatagacttttattttatatgtgctaaaaaagaaaaaaataaaaataattaaattaaattattttatatttattaagataGATATGATAGAAGACAAAGATAAGTTGATATTTGAAttcaatatgaattttataaaaattttcaaactcacTTTGCTAACCTATTTAAGCTTTTCTCAAACTCGTTTTATTAGAAGGGAATGAAGTGGATACCCGAAAAATTTCTTCCCAATGTTATCCTTAAACACTAAGATATCATTCACTTGGCAATTCGAATTTTAGAGGGGCCAAAAGCGATCATAGATTTTGAATTACCAAAATTAGATGGCATAAAGATCGAGCTAATTAATAGCACCTATCAAACcaaaataatcaattaaaaagcaatcaaaataaaagtttgatATGGATTCCATCAAACATGAAACATGTTATACATCATTTTTGATGAGTGGTTGTCCATATTACCATATACATTGATAATTAAACAAATTCATAGTAAAACAATTCCATAGGAAGCTTAGAATTTCTTTCCCTTCTCCACCCAAGTGAAACATATCAATAAATCCAATACAAAGGCATGAGGCAGTAACATCATTTAAACATAGCTgaatgttttttcctttcctttccaactagaaaagaaaagaacagaaaattaCTCCATGTATAATTTTAGGTATTTTATAAACTCTCACACAATGATTAATTCGGAACACCAACGGCGAGCCTTGCTCTCAAGTCTTTTCGCAGGATTTTACCCGATGGAGCTTTAGGAATTGTCTCTACGAAGAAAACTCGATAAATCCTTTTATAGAACACGACCTGCTTTAATACATAAGTAACattcatcaaaatcaaataagcattaaaattaacataaaatatgCATGCATGTCTTTTTGCTAAGAAATAAACGTGGAGAACTTCCAAATCAATTTGATGAACATGTCCTAtgataaataagtaattttctATTTAGATGCTTATGCTTTCAAAAATAAGACAAATAGAagaatttaacatttttcatgtgtcatttattttctaagtCTAGAAATAGCTCCTGTTCTAATTACAAGCAAATCATAGTTTTTATCACACATTTATTTTTACCTGCTTTGAGATATATTGCTTGATCTCATCCTCAGTGATCTTGGAACCATTCGATCTCACAATGAATGCAACAGGAACCTCCCCGGCAGCCTCATCTTTCATcctaaaattcataaaatagtGAATTTCATTACTTAGATCAgatttggttcttgaaaaatactaaaaaaaaaaaaaaagatatatatattagttctattatgataataaaattaaatacgaATAGAAACTTACGAAACAACAGCGGCATCAGAAACATTGGGATGTGCAATTAACATTGCTTCAAGCTCAGCTGGTGCGACTTGAAATCCCTTATATTTGATCAACTCTTTTAGCCTATCAACAATGAAAAGCtcgtcatcatcatcaataTACCCGATGTCACCTGTGTGCAGCCATCCTTCTTTATCTATGGTTCTTTCTGTGGACTCTGGATCATTCAGATAACCTAAacaataaacaattaaaaaattaattaaaaaggcttaatttattaaagttttcaaccaaacttaataatataagaaaaagaaaaattaaaagatgtttttaacaaataattaaataaacaataaaaaatttattcccCAAATAAGCCAACattcaaaatgattaaaattcatatattataaGCTTTAGATGGACaatatgacaaaataataataatattttggttCTAATGAGTTGAATGGTCGCACgcatcataaataaattaattaattaataaaaccgagagagagagagaggggaggGGGGGGAGGTGCGCAATATGAAGGTTGAGTGCAAGTTTTTCTTCCTATGATCCTATCGATGTATTCTTAGTACAATCATTGTACAAAGGATTCCACCCTTGAATCATAGATAGAGAAATAAgggaaaaaatcaaaatgatttgCTGgcaatttttccatttttttcctattaaaacGTTGTTACATTTTCCCACCAACCACAACCCATGTGGGGTGATCCTCTATGGTAAATTTCTCACCCACCTAACCCTTTACctaaaataagatttaattataagaaaatattttgttaatttaacaAGTAAAATTTGAATAACACTATTATACtaacaataattaattttccaaaagaaatttcattCCTTTTAAAATAGTGATCACTGAGACCATAGAAAAGGCCCCAATTTCATTCAAACCAGCCCTCCGTTATTGGACGAACTTCAGTGGAAGGGAGGAGGGGCAGACATTTGACCgttgaaattattgaaatttctaACACATTTCTAAATGCAGCACAAAATTTAAAGTCATCATTCCTTTGACGATGTGACAACTTGTTGATCTCTTATTCACGCCCCATAATGTGTTGACACTTCTCAAAGACTTATTCAAAGctaaatttttttcccaaagattatttttgaaaaaaattaattataattctaAGTATTCAATTCCGTTATAATAATTGGATCAGATAAAATCGGAAGGTAATAGAATTACTGTAGATAAGATCTGCATACCTTTCATGATCTGATGGCCTCGGATGCAAATTTCTCCGGGCTGATTCCGGGGAAGAGAGACACCGGTATCGGGATCGAGGATCTTCATTTGAGCATTTCTGACCACTGTGCCACAAGACCCAGACTTGATCTCAAATGGCTCTTTCGCAAAGGCCAAGCACATTGCCAACACGGGTCCCGCCTCTGTCATCCCGTAGCCCTGCCATACATGCAAACATTCCAATTTTACCCTCAGCCCTCCTAAGGATTTTATGAATTTCTTGGACAAATGCATGGACAATTGAGTAAAAAGCGTATAATAGTAAAATGTTATGTCGAtttcaaaagttatttatttcctttaattataggatttaaatgattttcaaaacaaGGGTATTTTCGATGGTAAATTACAATATAGTATTTAAAAACAGTGAGAAATTTTTGGGAGGAAATAACGTGgtgaatgaaaaaataaataaatatgaaaattaccTGTCCAAGCTTGGCGTTAGGGAGCTTGGCTCTGACGGTGTCTTCAAGCTCTTTACCCATGGGAGCAGCACCGGACATGACAGTTCTGATGGAGGAAAGGTCGTACTCATCCACCACCGGACTCTTCGCAATCGCCAACACGATCGGCGGGACGAACGGTGCAATCGTGACCTTATACTTATTAATAAGCTCCAGCAATTTGATTATCTCAAACTTCTGCATAATCAGAATTGCTGCACCAACTCTCAATGCGCAGAGCAGAACTGAGTTCAGAGAGTAGACGTGGAACAATGGCAACACGCAGAGGATGACGTCCTCACTGTGGAAATACAGGTTGGGGTTGTCGCCGTCGACTTGCTGGGCCACGCTGGTGACCTGCCCCCTGTGGGTCAGCATCACTCCTTTCGGGAGCCCGGTAGTGCCGGATGAGTACGGAAGCGCGACGACATCGTCCGGGTTGATTTTCACGGTGGGGAGGTCGGCCTCGTCGGCGTTCGTCAGCTCCGAGAAGTGCAGGCAACCCTCCGGTGGGGTGTCGATGCACATGACCTTCACGTCGTTTTCCTCTGCGAAACTCATCGCTTTCTCGGAGTAGCAAGCCTGGGTAATTATCAGCCTACACTTCGATGCTTTCGCCTGCTTCTCGATCTCAGCCGGCATGTAAAACGGATTCGCCGTCGTGCTTGTTGCACCAATATATGAAGCCCCCAGAAATGCGAACACGAACTCGGTACAATTCTGCAGCAGAAGCATTATCACTTCGCCTTGCTTGATCCCCATCTTGTGGAGGCCGGCGCCGACTCTCCGGGCTGTGAGTTCCACATCCGCGTATGTATAAATATCTCCGGTAGCGCCGTCGATCACACAAGGCCTTGAGCTGAACTTCGATATATTCTCAAAGCAATACGAGTGCAGCGGAAGATGCTCTGGGATGTAAATATCCGGCAGTTTCGACCGGAAAATGATCTCCGTCTGCTGCTGCTGCGGCTGCTCCTCTTTCTTGACCTCCATTGATGAGCTTGAATTACAGAGACaaaagagaaagggagagaAATGGAGACAAAAGGGAAGGTTAGATTTTGGTTGAGCTTCCCTGGTGGGTTTGAGTTTTGGTTGGGGGTAATATACAAGTGCCTTCTGGTTCAGGGTTGGTGGGAGGGAGATAGACGGAATTTCACATTCGCCCCACGCCGTCGCCAAATCAGAACACGCCAcgttattaaaaaattcaggTGTTTATGGGGGCTAAGGGCTTTTTGGCTTATGCGGCGGCTTCTGATTGGGTGTTGTGGGGTTGGTGAGATGGGTTTGAAGGTGGGTGCTCAGGGATCCTGGTGGTGAAAGCCACGTTTGACCGGAGAGCCACCAAAAGAGTGCCACGTCGGATGTCACCTAACACAAAGGAGAGAGGGAGGCTTACCGGCCAAGTGCGTGGGTCATTGAGGAAGACGACACCATTTACCTACTAcaccaccaccgccaccacAAACTATATCTACTCTTGACGTTTAGGTGGCgtcatcttttcttttcttttgccttcttttttccctttttttttattttaggattat
Proteins encoded in this window:
- the LOC117925178 gene encoding 4-coumarate--CoA ligase 2-like encodes the protein MEVKKEEQPQQQQTEIIFRSKLPDIYIPEHLPLHSYCFENISKFSSRPCVIDGATGDIYTYADVELTARRVGAGLHKMGIKQGEVIMLLLQNCTEFVFAFLGASYIGATSTTANPFYMPAEIEKQAKASKCRLIITQACYSEKAMSFAEENDVKVMCIDTPPEGCLHFSELTNADEADLPTVKINPDDVVALPYSSGTTGLPKGVMLTHRGQVTSVAQQVDGDNPNLYFHSEDVILCVLPLFHVYSLNSVLLCALRVGAAILIMQKFEIIKLLELINKYKVTIAPFVPPIVLAIAKSPVVDEYDLSSIRTVMSGAAPMGKELEDTVRAKLPNAKLGQGYGMTEAGPVLAMCLAFAKEPFEIKSGSCGTVVRNAQMKILDPDTGVSLPRNQPGEICIRGHQIMKGYLNDPESTERTIDKEGWLHTGDIGYIDDDDELFIVDRLKELIKYKGFQVAPAELEAMLIAHPNVSDAAVVSMKDEAAGEVPVAFIVRSNGSKITEDEIKQYISKQVVFYKRIYRVFFVETIPKAPSGKILRKDLRARLAVGVPN